The window acaaaccTTATCTATTGTTTtcctaatattttattaattttaccatCTCTGATTTTAAGTATTTCATACGATTACTTCTAATTAAATGAATAAGGAGTTCCTTATGATATGGATGACGGACTCTTATTAACATTCAAATCTCATCTATACATATAAGTGACGTAGCAATTAAAGTGTTAAAAACAAAGAATCAGGACGAAATCTAATTTAACacaatgtaatttaaaaaaaaatcatctaCGAGGAATAGACATCtttcatataaaaaatattttttcaaacttaTACTAACATTTAATTGCCCTAATAGGaaacatataataaaatttgaaaaataaatttgaatttgaaacgTCATGAAAATTCATATacagttttaaataattgttctaTATTTGTTAACAAAAGGTTAAAAAAACCTGATTGAAACATGAAACAGAGCTGTGCAATCAAACagaataaatataatacaatattttcacagacaatttcaattttccacatGCACGGCGCCGATACGCTTTCAATTTTCCACAAGATGTTTCGATTCGAATTAGCCGAACGTGTAACCAGATGCACATAGAAACTTGTTCATCTACAGCCGGATTGTGTATTTATTCCCAGTTTCCATGCACATCTATACGAATATCTAGTTAAACCGCCAGTTGATCGAGCCGTCGGCGAAGTTTGCAGGGAAAACCAAATTTCCCTGGACGATCTGCCGCAAACTAGAAGCTTCGTATCCTCGAAAAGAAGAAATGCTATCAATTAACTGGCAACTGGTTGCTATCCATGCGATGGTCGACGATACAATCACTAGTAAAACGATGGACCTCTTTGATATCTTTTTCCATTGAAAAACAATTGCTTTTCCGATCAATGGACATTTCCTTTGCTTCCTGTTTAATTGCATTACTATTTGATAGTTTTAAAACTTgcaatctcttttttttcttaaaattttatcgGGGAATTCCATTTATATGGTTTATTGaacaatcttttatttttcttaaaattttattggGAAATTCCATTTATATGTATggtttattgaaaaatgaaagacaTATTTCGTGGATtcgttattgaaaaaaatatatcagATCGAACAGaggaattaaaattcatattcatGTATCGCTTATCGCACTTTCATACGAAATAAATGTATACAATTTGATACTTCTCGTCATTGTAAATAACTAATATTTTGTGTACAATGAAACAATatcgaattaataatttttccgGAATATTCATGTTGGAATAAAACacgaattattatttgaaataaggTGAAGTGGGGCAAGTGCAGACTGGTTTTTGTAAAGTTGGAATTTAAACCTGTGTATTTTCAGTCTGTTATGTAGGAACCTAATTTTCcttgtaaattttcattttgataggaaattatataaaatgtcaACAACTCTGCATTTTCCCCGAATATAAGGCAAGAGCGTACCTTTGAGTTAAAAATCCTTTGAATCCTTGCTTCATGTTCAATGGGGCAACAACAGAATTATTAACAAGCCTgctataaaatgatttttattaatgcATTCAAATATGTTGTTTAGTTCTATAGTTAGTCATTTTTACACAAACATGTACTTTTtgctgaaatataaaaatagtaaaataaaatgacAATAGAAAAAGGTCTATTACTATATATCAGCTAGAGAAATTTCGctcatattataataaaaataatcggTAAATGCATTTGCTCCGTTTGCGAACTTACCCCACTTAACCGCATACACTCGTAATAGAACCAGAGGCAGAATAGTTATGGGAAGTTTGGGAAAATTCCCGAAGGGTTGGTAAGGATTTCGGGCctacttaattaaaattagagccCGTATTCTACAAGAGGGCCCGTCATATCATAAATTTCCTTGTTAAATTTGAAGTCCTAATTTGCCCCTGAGTAGGGAATAGTAGCACACAGATTTCGTACGCATTTTTAACTGACTTTAAAGAAGAAGGCTCTGTGCACacacgcgatcaaatcaggtttctGCAGGATAATTGATGTCTCGGGTTCCTGTCCTTTCCCATACATATCTCCTAGGAAAATGACAATATAGTGAAGGAGCCCcttgtacagggtgttcgacaacaggtggaaaattttttaaggggtgattctaaggatcaaaataagacgaaaatcaagaatgacgaaatagcgtttgcggctttgttttccagtaattaacgtttaaaaattcgagtaaaaagcgcctaaaacatgtaatccgcccagcaccgacgaccgaatgtcaggtcagcaggggtgagtacagtcataaccaagaagagaaagccgaatgttGCAGtaacgagaaacagaatagcacgaggtaagtttctactattcaatgattcttggttatcactgtacctacccctgctgacctgacgttcagtcgtcggtgctgggcagatcgcaggttttatttttaaacgttaattactggaaaacaaagccgcaaacactattttgtcatttttgattttcgtcttattttgatccctaaaatcaccccttaaaaaatctcccacctgttgccaaacaccctgtataagagTCTGACCACTTGCGTGTAAGCACTTATGCAGGACGATTTGAATtggcatttatttattattcatatttctcagttacatactataatatttaataattaaaaattatattatgtatactaaattacttttaatattaatatcgttaaaaatgaaaacttgGAGAATTTTTGCTTTCCCAAATTTCTCCagggaagtctgatttgattgGAACtattaaatcaattttcataaaACTTATTGCATCTGACTTGGCACTCTTCAACATAGATCAAGGAAAAAACACTTTAAAACTAATTGAGGGATTTCAAAATTATGCAAAAACTGTTTatatcattataaaaataaataaataaagtcaattttattattttttttcttaacaatttttGTCTACGTTGAAAATCCTTTGAATATTTCCTGCAGGATGTAATCCTGTGTAGTGGATGTTCCTGTGCTTTGGATCTCTGTATCACCGCTCTAGCTAGAAGGGACCAGAATATCCTGATACCACGACCTGGTTTTTCAATCTATAGAACATTGGCAGAGGGTCTTGGGATCACTGTAAAATCATATGAGTTACGTGTAAGTATAAACGCGAAAAGACTTCTTTTCTTTTGAtcgaaattaaaagaatttatcgttaaaaatatttctgtaaatTTCTTTGTATACGGTAATATTGCTAAAAACTTTGCAGCTTCAAGTGTTGATATTACTTTAACATTAACTATGAAATAATTATCTCTCTCAATATCAAGGGGGAATTTCTGCTGAAATAAGCactcaaaaatttttaatttccaaagctcacaaattttaattttaatggaatacgagatttattcaaaatatgaaGTTTCAGCGCATTATTACCACTTCATGTAAATAGAAGGCTTTTGTTGGTATTATGAGGATTAAGTTGAGTTATAAATTGGATATAGTGAGGATTAATCGAAATTTCTAGatacttgaaaattttaatatataataaaatacaaaatcttttgaactaattgtaagataccAAAAGAAACAATAATAGCGTCGTTAATACGCTGATGTCTTTTTCAAACTGCatcgaaatatataaaatacttttaatcCAGTACAATGTAGAAAATGAATGTTGTAAACGagataaaaatatgtaaatttatagCGATTCTATGCGATGTATGGTAATGATGTCTTTTTGAGTTATTCATTGTCAAAGACCGAGCCGTATATGCATAAGTCTAGGTACCTGCAGCTTATCGTATTGCATGGTTCATACCATTTTCTGTGACTTATATGCCCACACATAGGTATTGATCCAACTTCTATATACCGGGTGTCTTCAAACTATTTATtaccataaataaataaatctcagTATACATAGAATAAATTCTTAACTCAATAATTCTGCTGATATTTAGCAAATGATAATTTCTAAAatcgaataaattttaatatttcatttatgaatgAATGCTGTTACATATACTTACCAATATATTGCTTGCGAAAAGTGTCTGCTTCGTCAAATGagtttcatttagaaattttcaatattaaaatatatttaaagtgGATTTTATATTTCATGAAGATAATTAAgttactaattaaaaatatatctagAACCCATGCTTACTATTTAAGCCTAAATTATtatatgtaatatttaaattttaaatttgctaAAGAAAAATTACGAAGATTAGTAATTACAGTAGTAGTAATAACACCATATGAGTTAtatgataaatttaattttactataaaccaaaaatattttattgtttagttAATCGGGCTTTTAAGGAATAATATTCgttctattattttataatacattaGTTTCAATGTATGTAAATGAAAACTATGAATTTAATACAGAAATTTGTTGCGTTACCACAAAGTTACTTGGGTGCATGATtggttaaaataatattttaccaaGTGCTGCTGTATTATGTCAGGAAGAGTtgtattttctttattactCCGTGTATTAAAGACTCAGAACGTGTATGCATAAAGTTGTCGTGATATGCTGAAAGTATTTTAACTTGTTACACTAGATTTCAACAACGATTAATCCAAAAAAAAGCAATAACAATATATTATGCAAATAAACTctcaactaacaataagttgttTCTTGTGGCATACATAACGTAATACATAATCTCAATCTCAGTCGTTATAAACTTCGTTAAAAACACTTTACAAATATTCCATGGATaaaaagtgatttaaaaaatgaaaataaaaatggaaaatggTTAGATTCAGTAGAAAAAAGTAACAatttaatttcgaaaaattagAATCATTCGACTATTGAAGAATTCGTTACTGAAacaattcattttaaacaaaagtagaaGGTATTTTTTGTTAtctaaaaaattatgaatattgaacgcaaaaatgataaaaatacaaGGGTTGTTTTCATATGAAAAAGTTTTCAATTTCCATACAGTACATTATTTTTagatctttatttttaaatttcgattAATTTCATTAACCATTTCATTTTTCAGCCTGAATTTGGCTGGGAGATTGATCTGAACGACCTGGAATCACAGATCGATGAATCGACGGCAGCGATAATTATAAACAATCCTTCGAATCCGTGTGGTTCTGTATTTAGTCGAAACCACACACTTGACATTCTCGACGTGGCTGCTCGTTATTACGTACCCATTATAGCCGATGAGATTTATGAGCACATGGTACGAGCCTAATATTTACCTTTTATCATACAACAACCACgaaattatttcctttttcgAAGAATAATATGAAAACGCTATATAAGTCAGCAAATAGTTGTCTATTGGGATATTAATTCgtacattatttatgaaattcttactttgtataaaattattaatccgttaactagaggtgtgcgagtactcgaatttcaagtcaaacaatgatcggccggtcgagccgagtcgagcgctttttgccgagctactcgaaatcgacgaactgtttgaaacaaaagcgaactactcgaatattcgaggtGAAAATTCATCCTCAAGTAAATCGAAGAtttacgacggctcgaatattcgagtagttcgattttttcgaatagctcgcttttgtttcaaacagttcatcgatttcgagtaattcggcaaattcaagcgctcgactcggcttgaacaatcgaagcgagttcagctcggcttgtaaattacgagtactcgcacacctctaccaTTAATCCTTTTGCTAGAGGTGTGCGAGAACCCGAAAAAATGAACTTTGATCGTCTCAGAGTGACTTAGTTAGACacagtttttttttattttgtaaatgctTCCAATTCAGGGTCATGTTCAATCAAGTTCATTCCAAAACATAGTTCTTCAATTGCCAGAAATCTCGAGTCGACCGAAATAATTCTTGACCTGATCCGAGTACCGGATACCCAAAATTGCCGAGTTCTCGGACATTTGAATCTTCAAAAACCAGACTCGACTCGAGTATTGGGTACTCGACATTTCCCATTTCTCACACACTTCTATCATTTGCTATGGTCACTTTTATGTAAAATTGTTCTCGTACATttgcatattaaattatttaactcaCAAATTTAAAcgtaaataaaacaatttgatCATTCAGTTCTATTTTAACATTGATaggtttttgttttttaaaaatcttcaTTAGATGTTTTTTTCTCTATAATATGTATCTCTTTTAATTCTTTGATGGTTTAAGTACTTAAATCTGCAATTGAAGTTTACGGTGAAAATAGAGTTAATAAAAAGAATCATTACACTTAATGATTTattgcttttttcttttatttaacagGTATTTCCAGGACGAACTTTTCATTCGTTAGCGTCCTTGTCGAACGAAGTTCCTATTTTGTCGTGCAGTGGTCTGACAAAAAGGTATGCAGAGATTAATATTCCAGTGAATTCTTATAAGTATAGGAAAAATATTATGTCTAGATACAGTATATAAATTTGTCAAAgtcttgaaattataaaaaatgatttcctccttcaaaataaaattgatatatcaaTCTGAAAGTAGAAATTCTTCACGTTTTATTACACCGTTAAACAAATGTCAGAATAATATAGCGAAAAATCGTATTAATGATCTTCAATCTATTCAAAATAAATCCATCGGTCTTTATCGAGGCTCGATTTTATGCTCGATTTACCCTGTTCAACGGAATACGTTATAAACACTTTAATTTGTTTTCAAGGGAATTTTAACGAGTCGGTCCGCCTCTCGATTCCCAGTTCAATGCTCTTCAAATTGCACTCGAATCAATCTTCCTGGGAGCAAACGATAAGCAACTTACAGCGAAGGCATTTCCAACGACTAACTTTCATTTGAATGTTTCAGATTTTTAGTGCCTGGCTGGCGTATGGGTTGGATTATTATTCATGATCGTCAAAATGTTTTGAATAAAGAGGTAAGCTGCTTCACAAAATACAAATACTTCAAAAGTAGTTGTATTTTAGATGCTTGATTTCGAAGCATTAAAAATCTGACGTGTGggcgtttagtggaaggggaaggccttagctcgggtcggcgaccgccaggtggcagtaGCATTGAATCGGTTCTCTCGCTGGCGGTCCTCAGGTATGCGAttcggatatacagggtgttacctgTAACGTTACTCACGATTTTTCACCCACTGGCGGCCATCTAACAAAAAAAAGTTTAGAGACAAGAGTTGCAGGGTATGAAGTGCATAATAGatatcagtaaaaaaaatttcaaaaacagtTTGTTTTCATAGCGAAGTCGAGGTCACCTTGGGTTTTACAAATaggaccatatattttttttgtttaccatATTTAGAGGAtatcgagacgaattcaaaacatatattacatgatatttttattaacatattaCTTGATTTACAGAAGTGtaaatgtgaaatatttagCTTTTTGTTGTATTTGACTTTGACAGTGTAAACATTATTTGACCTCGAAGAGATTACTGAATGTAAACACGCGACTTGAACATAACATAAATGCATTTTGCGACGCAATATTCTGCTCTTTTATAGAATGAATGCATTGCTGCAGTTAGACTTGCTGGATCTACAGCTCTGCATGCTGAGATCATTCTTTCTTGCAATTcttcaatattattaattagtgATTGATATACAACGGACTGCAAATATCCCCATAAAACAAATCAAGTGGAGATAAGTCCGGGGAACGAGCTGGCCATCGTTATTTCGTCATTGCAGTTCCTTCGTTAGTCTTCTTTTGTTTCCACACAAGATCGTACTTCCAAATACGACGAAAAGctaaatatttcacatttccACCTTTGTAAATCaatgttagtaaaaatatcatgcaatatgtgttttgaattcgtctcgatgtCCTCTAAATatggtaaacaaaaaaaatatatggtcctATTTGTAAAACCCAAGGTGACTTCGATTTCGCCATGAAAACAAACAGTTTTCGAAATTTTTGTGACTGATATCTATTGTGCTCTTCATACCCTGCAACTCTTGTTCTAAActttttttgtcagatggctGAAAGTAGGTGAAAAATCGTGAGTAACGTTATaggtaacaccctgtataggagTTCCGAAAAGCGGGGTTATAGGTGTCTGGGACAAggatcgtctgtcgtcagccCAACTGATAagtctggcagacgatcccgagacggaaAAAACGCCTCTTTTTTCCGTTCGTACAGACCCAAttttataacataaaaataCTGCGAAACAACACTTACCCTATATCAATCTAAAGGTTAAAGTTTGCtaaaaataactatataaatgCTTTATTAATACTGTTAATACAAATTAACTGGTTTACAATTACAGCTAATAATTACcaattttgaaatgtatttaacacaatttgataacataaaatcATCGCAAAATAGCATTTATGGtaggtatatcaatttaaagcttaaagtctgCTGAAAATGGCTGTATAAGCCcttttattaacattatttatttaatataaaaatgattgattgTTAAAGGGCCGTTTTATCGTTACAAAGTTATTAAGACAAACAGTGTACCCAAAGCACCGGTTTGTATCTTAAAAATGATTCTAAATTtcttatacaaattaaatttatgtaCTATAATGAATATTATCTCAAATAATATTGTTTCCTGAGAGTATAGAAAAATTTGAGTTAAACAGGGAGAACAGCTTGAAGCCTACGACCACGTCGTTTCCACGCGATAGAATTAAATTTCGTTGATTAAACTTTATTATCCGCCGTTGAAGTTCGTCTGTTGGCACCGTTCTCAACTTCGTTCGAGGTTTAATTTTGTCATGAAAAAAATTAGCAGAGGATGGCTAAGAGTTCGAGCCGAATCTTGCTTTGAAGAAACTTTAATTCGTGCCCTTCCTCTTCTATCCATCTCCCGCGATTCCTAACGACTGGAATACCTGATAAATCTCctccattttcttctttttgccgTAGATACGGAAAGCACTTCACTGTTTGAGTCAGAGAATTATCGGCAGTAACACGTTGATTCAAGGTGCGCTTCCAGCGATCCTGAAAAACACCCCTCAAAACTTTTACGACAATATCATGCACACGTTGTATGTGAGTGTTAATTGTTATTGTTTAATGCAAGACGATCAATTTTATGCTTTAATATGTTGACAGCATAATATTATATTAGGTGGggcaattaattcaatttaggatttattctttaaaagtttgaatgtattataaattattataattattctcgTACTATTTATTTGTAACATTTCAACTTTATAAAAGGggtaaaacaatatttaaatttaaaatagcaattAGAAAGGTGTGACATTAAAGATACCGAAATAATTTGCAAGTACAGTACCGACCATTGTAGACTTTCCCTGTCTCGGGCTCCCACCCCTACCCATAGGTAGCTCTGCAGAGGATGACGTTGTAGGGGGAGGGGAGTTCCACATACATATAATGCTGCGTAACCTCCCaccaattttataatatttaataattaaaaattattttatttctaaatcactcctaatattaatatcgtccaAATTATgattttaagaattcctgtTTCTCCTATAACATCATTTTCTCTAGAGAAACCTACTGTGAtcgatactgtacatttaataattggTCAAGAATTAGAAACACAGGATGAAAATGAGTCAATTTGTTTTTTCAGTTAGTAGGTTAAATAATATGAAGTTTTGTCTGATTGTAAGTACTATTtatgattttcaaaaatttaaggcctcagaattattaaaatatttaaaagtatctTCTGGAAATTCGTCATTTTTAAACGTAAATTTTGGTACGATTATTTCTGATTACcgcataaaataatataatttaacagACAGCTGTAAAAGATTTGTTTAAATATCAATTttggattaaaataaattattgaatacctGTAACCAGTAAAGCTTATGCAATTTTctgatttcaaattaatttcgaaACTATCAGTTTTAATGCACCAAAAGCTACTGatattcataatatttatttttcattattaaggcaaatatttttcattcgtgaaaatctcaataattaattacatctaccatattatctaatttaattaaaatgaatgatTCTTATATTGACTCTTAAAATATCacttaatttaaaaatgtatagaaaatatttttaaacacatCAGAAGAAAACAGTATTTATTTTCTGGATGCACATGTATTCTATCAAtattctaattatttattttttatttttagaatcaTTCAAAGGTAGCATACAACTGTATAATAAAGGTTCCTGGATTGAAACCAATAATGCCAGATGGTGCGATGTACATGATGGTAATTACTTGTACAACATTAATGTTTGCATTTGCAATTATCTCATAATGTAACTAATCAACTTTCAATTACAATAGAAATTTCATACTTGAGATATAATGAGTATTGATTCTAACTATACATATAATCATGAATACAACAATCCAgtattgtaaatatttcaaaagttataataatttatatataacaaaatttttattaatcatggAAAATGTTGGTTTGGAAGGGTTAAAACAGTTTTGTGATAAAACCATCTCAGAAGTAAGTTGGCTATAAATGGTTCTATTGATTTGCAGGTTCACATAGATCTATCTTGTTTTCCGGAATTTAATTCCGACTTGGAATTCGTGCAACGGCTGTTAATGGAGGAATCCGTGTTTTGCCTTCCTGGCCAGGTACTCCTCTTAAATCAGTCATTTACTATCGAATCACCATTTATACTGATTACATGTTTCTCAATTATTTTTGTAGTGCTTTGATTATCCGTCCTACATGCGATTGGTGAT is drawn from Osmia lignaria lignaria isolate PbOS001 chromosome 14, iyOsmLign1, whole genome shotgun sequence and contains these coding sequences:
- the Tat gene encoding tyrosine aminotransferase isoform X1; translation: MSTLISRERWNVEASEIARNTHNPIRSIVESLVVEPNPAKSVIALSIGDPTTFGNLKPPKEAIDAVQESLLSQSYNGYAPSTGYQMAKEAVAEYSSSEFVDVDPKDVILCSGCSCALDLCITALARRDQNILIPRPGFSIYRTLAEGLGITVKSYELRPEFGWEIDLNDLESQIDESTAAIIINNPSNPCGSVFSRNHTLDILDVAARYYVPIIADEIYEHMVFPGRTFHSLASLSNEVPILSCSGLTKRFLVPGWRMGWIIIHDRQNVLNKEIRKALHCLSQRIIGSNTLIQGALPAILKNTPQNFYDNIMHTLYNHSKVAYNCIIKVPGLKPIMPDGAMYMMVHIDLSCFPEFNSDLEFVQRLLMEESVFCLPGQCFDYPSYMRLVITVPMDLLEEACQRIQEFCERHHYKTAEHTRRNSFLDGEISC
- the Tat gene encoding tyrosine aminotransferase isoform X2; amino-acid sequence: MSTLISRERWNVEASEIARNTHNPIRSIVESLVVEPNPAKSVIALSIGDPTTFGNLKPPKEAIDAVQESLLSQSYNGYAPSTGYQMAKEAVAEYSSSEFVDVDPKDVILCSGCSCALDLCITALARRDQNILIPRPGFSIYRTLAEGLGITVKSYELRPEFGWEIDLNDLESQIDESTAAIIINNPSNPCGSVFSRNHTLDILDVAARYYVPIIADEIYEHMVFPGRTFHSLASLSNEVPILSCSGLTKRFLVPGWRMGWIIIHDRQNVLNKENHSKVAYNCIIKVPGLKPIMPDGAMYMMVHIDLSCFPEFNSDLEFVQRLLMEESVFCLPGQCFDYPSYMRLVITVPMDLLEEACQRIQEFCERHHYKTAEHTRRNSFLDGEISC